Genomic segment of Panthera uncia isolate 11264 unplaced genomic scaffold, Puncia_PCG_1.0 HiC_scaffold_1776, whole genome shotgun sequence:
AAGTGAACCCCAGAACCCGCTCTTCCTCAACCAACTACaaaaagggaggagacagagggagctGGGGCCTCTCAGTCCTGAGTCTGTTGTCTGCATTAGTTGGTGTTCTCCAACCTGATAACACTGTTTCTGTGCCTTTCCCCATGTCATCCCCTCAGTTGGGAAAATAGCTATAAAACTGGCCTTCGGTTTCCTTATCAAAAGGAGAAGGGgccccagcaggggaggagctatCGCCACTGGAAGGATAGGGGGACACACGCCTCCTCTTAGAGTCTCCTTCACCCAGTCCTGAGTCACTGGACTCCGGCCGCAGCGGGGTGATCTCAGTCCACACAGAGGGGGAGCCCTGGTCCTCCGGGCCCCGTCCCTCTGAAGCTCCGGGACCGGGTTCCACGGGCAGAGTCCGCATGGGGCGGAACCAGCTGCCTGGGCCCATCTTGGGAGGGTACTGGGGGGCCACAGGCCAGCCGGCTCCAGGCGTCAGGACCTCTTGGCCTCGGTAGTAGGACACGGTGGGCCCAGGGGCGGAGGGCAGGAatgcaggcttcatgctgaccgCTCGAAACTCGGCCTCATAGCTGTGGTCCCGGGGGGGCCCCAGCCAGTAAGGCTGGGAAACCACATCCTTGGCTTGCCCAGGAAGGTCGGAGTAGAAGCGACTGGGAACGGGATACTGGTTGGGTAGGAGAGGAGAGTAGTGGTCTCCCCCAAGCAACTGACAGTTGGGTCCAGGCGGGGAGGGGACGCTGGTGTCAACAGAGGCatacatgctaaaaaaaaaaaaaaaaaaaaaaaaaaaaggaggcaagaaaagcGGTCACAAAAAGAACCACTGACCTGTAAGCCTGCCTACTGCACGTCCCTCCCTGGACCCTCTTGCCCTGCCGGCCCTCCAgcatccaccccacccctgcccacccccagggaAGGAGACGTGCTCAGCACCAGTCTGGAGTCGAGTCCCAGGAGGAACCAAGAGGAGGCCCTCGGCAAAGGTGAGCTGAACCCAGTGGCACTTACGACTCAAAGTTCTCCCGGAATCCTTTGGCAAAAGGGTTATTATCAATTTTCAGCTGAGTGATCTAGAGAGAGGGGAAATAGAGGCACCTGAGTCCCGAGTCTGGTGCTAGAGAACTTCCGGACTCCCCACCAAGGAAGCCGGTgggcctccctgtcccctcctgtccCTCGAGGCTCGGCCCCGCCCGGCAGCCCTCACCTCTGCATTCTGGTAGGCGGTCACGGCAATGAACTGGGTCTCTTGGAAGGTGAAGACATGCGTGTTGGCGGTGTTGCAGGCCGCCTCCGGCTCCCCATCGTTCACCTCGACGATGTGTAGCCGAGGCTGGTACTTATGGAGGGACTGGAGCACGATCATCTGAGAGAGAGCCACATGCTTGTGGGGGTCTATGGGTCCTCTACCCCCACCCACGGCTGGTCCTGTGGCCAGGCTAGAAGGGACCCTGAGGTCATAGCGTCCATTCCCCTGCCCTGCTACCACGTAGCTTCCCCCAGGCCTTCTAGCTCCAGTGCCCAGCCTCTCCAGGGCACCACTTCTGCCCTCTTGCCCTGTGTCCTACCCACAGATGTCCGTTGTGACCAAGGTACTAGCACAAGCAAGGCTTCTCAAGGCTCTGTTCAACTTAGACTCCGCGCCCATTTCCTGAGGCCGCGGGCACCAACCCTATGCCCAGCATGGCACACAAGTGATGGCGGCCTCGGGTTTGATGAAGAAACCCCCAGGGCCAGCTCGGCCCATGTCATCCTGAATGCAACCCCGTGTCTGCCCCTGAGACGCAGCTTCCTCCCACCTCATCTTCCCCGCACGGTGCATGGAAAAAAACCAgagtcagagaggaagaaaagtgacTTTCACAGAACAGAATCagccaggaggggtggggggtggcgagGAATCCCACCTGGGTCACATTGTTAGAGGCCCCTTTGTTGTTCGTGAGCTTTAGTTTCCCGAACGAAACTTCCTGGCGCATCCAATGGGCTCCGGTATTGGGGGAATCTGGGTGGACGTACAGGCGGTTTCCTGTGGACAGTTAACCTCTTTGGCATGCAGCCCCCGGGGGACCAGAGCCCTGGTGAGATGGGGCTTCTTTGCCTGTTCGGAGGGGGATGTCAAAAAGGCTGCAGGGGCAGGACTAGATGGGTCAGGGCAAGGGGAGGTGGGCACAGAGGACTGAGCAGAAGACAGGCtaaggcagaagagagaagagaggacaaacagaacggggggcggggggtgagaaGTGGGAGGGGACAAGGGTGGGATGGGGAATTAAGGCTTAGGTATAGCGGGCAGTGGCTCGCGGTTTCCTCCTGGGTCCACCAGGGGGCGCTCAGTCTCGGCGAAAAAGAGCATCCAGGGTTCTCCAGGGGGCTTCCTACCTGGCATGTTGCCCTCAGCCTTGCCACACTGCACCCACTTGCCGCTCTGATACCGCCAGTGGTGCTGGTCCACCAAGACCACGTCCACGAACATCCGGTAATGGCTGGTGGGCTCCAGCCCCGCCACAGTAAATGACAAGAACGGGAACATCCGCCTAGGGAGAACAGAAAGACCCACCAACATCCATCAGACCCCCAACGTCGCAGACAGCCACCCCTGTGCCAAGGCTTTCAGCCATGTGCTGGAGTCAGTTTCCAACCCTCAAGAGAGCCAAGCGGAAATGCCAGCCAGTCGCTAAACAATGCCATAACTAAAACTGAAATTATATCAACTTACAATTAAATACATTATCAGCCGAGGTGataaatactcaaaactcatcGCTTCTCAGTTCGTTTACTACATTTTCCTGTTATCTCTGCTCTTGaggttactttttttcttttttctttttttttttttaatttatttttgggacagagagagacagagcatgaacgggggaggggcagagagagagggagacacagaatcggaaacaggctccaggctctgagccatcagcccagagcctgacgcggggctcgaactcacggaccgcgagatcgtgacctggctgaagtcggacgcttaaccgactgcgccacccaggcgccccactttttttcttttttaaagtttttaatgtttatttatttttgagagacagagagccagcgggggaggggcagagagagccggcgacacagaatcccaaagcaCACTCCCGGgttccgagctgtccgcacagagcccgacatggggctcgaactcaccagccgtgagatcatgacctgagctgaagccagacgcttagctgactgaaccacccaggcgccccgtcttgAGGTTACTCACATCTCTTGTTCCCATCTGGCGGAAAATACTAGATAACCGTGCTACGGCACGTCTCCTCCCAACTCTGCATCCAGGGATACCACAAgcatagcttgaaatcagccaccaTAGGGATAGTTACACCACGGAAATCAGCAAACACCATGAATCAGGGCTTTTTCGCTGTTCTTCTTTCAGAGGGTCAGTTGATAGACACTGTCTCGAATCTTAGTTTGCTTCCTAGCCGGGAGCAAAGCCACAAGCCAGCCCCCCAGAGGCACTTCCCCATAGGCCCTCATGCCTCAGTCTCCCAAGCCCTGTCCGGTCTCAGTCCCCGCCC
This window contains:
- the LOC125917378 gene encoding T-box transcription factor TBX21, with the translated sequence MGIVEPDCGDMLTGTEPMPASDEGRAPGADPQNRYFYPEPGAQDAADRRGGASLGAPYPGGALVPAPPGRFLGAYAYPPRPQAAGFPGVGEPFPPTASAEGYQPGDGYGAPDPRSVLYPGPREDYALPAGLEVSGKLRVALNNHLLWSKFNQHQTEMIITKQGRRMFPFLSFTVAGLEPTSHYRMFVDVVLVDQHHWRYQSGKWVQCGKAEGNMPGNRLYVHPDSPNTGAHWMRQEVSFGKLKLTNNKGASNNVTQMIVLQSLHKYQPRLHIVEVNDGEPEAACNTANTHVFTFQETQFIAVTAYQNAEITQLKIDNNPFAKGFRENFESMYASVDTSVPSPPGPNCQLLGGDHYSPLLPNQYPVPSRFYSDLPGQAKDVVSQPYWLGPPRDHSYEAEFRAVSMKPAFLPSAPGPTVSYYRGQEVLTPGAGWPVAPQYPPKMGPGSWFRPMRTLPVEPGPGASEGRGPEDQGSPSVWTEITPLRPESSDSGLGEGDSKRRRVSPYPSSGDSSSPAGAPSPFDKETEGQFYSYFPN